The Candidatus Sericytochromatia bacterium genome includes a window with the following:
- the ftsH gene encoding ATP-dependent zinc metalloprotease FtsH: MSKIFKNAGVYFLFILLGASFLLSVFFNKPEETTKPDYSSFLRQVEAREVLSVELSSTSNQVRYKTKDGERSVFVPEDPQLIPTLKARNIPIVVKAPDQSSWWASVISSILLPVLIIVGLWIFMLRQAQSGSSQAMSFGKSRAKMMVENKTRVTFADVAGVEEAKVELAEIVDFLKAPEKYQALGAHIPKGVLLVGPPGTGKTLLARAVAGEAGVPFFNISGSDFVEMFVGVGASRVRDLFEQAKKHSPCIVFVDEIDAVGRQRGAGMGGGHDEREQTLNQLLVEMDGFEANVSVVVIAATNRPDILDSALLRPGRFDRQVVVDAPDVAGREQILKVHTKNKPLGNDVDLKILARRTPGFTGADLMNLSNEAALIAARHDRKEVSMSDCEAAIDRVIAGPERKSRLISDQEKKVIAFHEVGHALIAKLLPNCDPLHKVTIVSRGMALGLTMTLPTEDRVLTSRSQMMDRITMMLGGRVAEALAFNEITTGASNDLERATGLARRMVTEFGMSDQVGPVTFGKRHEHIFLGRDFGEDRNFSNEIASLIDHEIKAIVQDCYQRAQTLLTQHREQLDLISYELMARETLDADEFDDLFNRGSEAVQGVAV, encoded by the coding sequence TTGAGCAAAATTTTTAAAAACGCTGGGGTGTATTTTCTATTCATCCTGCTCGGGGCTTCTTTCCTCCTCTCGGTTTTCTTCAACAAGCCGGAAGAGACGACCAAGCCCGACTATAGCTCCTTCCTTCGTCAGGTGGAGGCGCGCGAGGTTCTCAGTGTCGAGCTCTCGAGCACGTCGAATCAGGTGCGCTACAAGACCAAGGATGGGGAACGCAGCGTCTTCGTGCCGGAAGACCCCCAACTCATCCCGACCTTGAAGGCCCGCAACATTCCGATCGTGGTCAAGGCCCCGGACCAATCGAGCTGGTGGGCCTCGGTCATCTCCAGCATCCTGCTGCCCGTGCTCATCATCGTGGGCTTGTGGATCTTCATGCTGCGTCAGGCCCAGTCCGGCTCCAGTCAGGCCATGAGCTTCGGCAAGAGCCGCGCCAAGATGATGGTGGAGAACAAGACCAGGGTCACCTTTGCCGACGTGGCCGGTGTGGAGGAAGCGAAGGTCGAATTGGCGGAAATTGTCGACTTCCTGAAGGCGCCTGAGAAGTATCAGGCCCTCGGTGCGCACATCCCCAAGGGCGTGCTGCTGGTGGGACCGCCCGGAACGGGCAAGACCTTGCTGGCTCGGGCGGTGGCGGGCGAAGCTGGGGTGCCGTTTTTCAATATTTCGGGCTCTGACTTTGTCGAGATGTTCGTGGGCGTCGGCGCGAGCCGCGTGCGCGATCTGTTCGAGCAGGCGAAGAAGCATTCACCGTGCATCGTTTTCGTGGATGAAATCGATGCCGTGGGGCGTCAACGCGGCGCGGGCATGGGCGGCGGCCACGACGAACGTGAGCAGACCTTGAACCAGCTGCTGGTCGAGATGGATGGCTTTGAGGCCAATGTGAGCGTCGTGGTGATCGCCGCCACCAACCGTCCAGACATTCTCGACTCGGCCTTGCTGCGACCGGGTCGGTTTGACCGCCAGGTGGTCGTGGATGCGCCAGATGTGGCCGGACGGGAGCAGATCCTCAAGGTCCACACGAAGAACAAACCGCTCGGCAACGACGTGGACCTGAAGATTCTGGCGCGTCGTACGCCTGGTTTTACAGGCGCTGACCTCATGAACCTGTCCAACGAGGCGGCCTTGATTGCCGCGCGCCACGACCGCAAGGAAGTCTCCATGTCGGACTGCGAAGCGGCGATCGACCGCGTTATTGCTGGTCCAGAGCGCAAGAGCCGACTGATCTCGGATCAGGAAAAGAAGGTGATTGCTTTCCACGAGGTGGGGCACGCGCTGATCGCCAAGCTGCTGCCGAACTGCGACCCCCTCCACAAGGTGACGATCGTGTCGCGTGGCATGGCGCTGGGCCTCACCATGACCCTTCCCACCGAAGACCGGGTGTTGACCAGCCGTTCCCAGATGATGGACCGCATCACCATGATGCTGGGAGGTCGGGTGGCGGAAGCCCTGGCGTTCAACGAGATCACCACGGGGGCCAGCAACGACCTCGAACGGGCCACCGGGTTGGCCCGGCGGATGGTCACGGAGTTTGGTATGAGTGATCAGGTGGGGCCCGTGACCTTTGGAAAGCGGCACGAGCACATCTTTCTGGGGCGAGATTTTGGCGAGGACCGAAACTTCTCCAATGAGATTGCCAGTCTGATCGATCACGAGATCAAGGCGATTGTGCAGGACTGCTACCAACGTGCGCAGACGCTGTTGACCCAGCATCGGGAGCAATTGGATCTGATTAGCTACGAACTGATGGCGCGGGAAACCTTGGACGCCGATGAATTCGACGACCTGTTCAACCGCGGTTCCGAGGCCGTTCAGGGCGTAGCCGTCTGA
- a CDS encoding bifunctional UDP-sugar hydrolase/5'-nucleotidase, which produces MAADSNTQPGRKTVLVRRVSLALSVAMTTAFTLVGVGCGRTSGPILGAGRVPAAWGAKQAEKREIPLTPGVPELGQQAVLPRDPALDGTVQFNLLYTNDIHSRIDPFPQNFYYSFYAGKGGFGRLTTAIRDFKSRFPNTLAVDSGDYLQGTPYFNFFKGEAEMRLMDAAGFDAITIGNHEFDNGVTQLQAVLPHYKGALITTNMTFDRELGIRYAVKKVGAVRVGMFALITEVNGLVSAPNFQGARYYDPVKTAAAAVAKLRKEADAVVLLSHMGSTPPWSESDTRAPETELAHDHEVEPEQITDEVLAKRVPGIDVIISGHTHVMIKRPLVVRQPGGGATHIISSGMGGGYLGQATLTLERGRVTRLVNAMLPLTGNVPAAPDVERIITPYREVVNRSIGQEIGEATGVFKRYGTNDVESSLNNLIADACLAAARKLKAETAFAVMSSGTPRNPLPQGRLKVEDCFYALPFDNRIVLMQVTGKQAIDMLTIQRRPTDHKRHAIANASYTLLRNAGPIEDARIGGQPIDPNAKYWVAVNDYMADGSSGFTMLPGCPRQNTTVLQRDALIDHIRAKGTVTPEIGRITVKNRP; this is translated from the coding sequence ATGGCGGCCGATTCGAACACGCAACCGGGGCGCAAGACGGTCCTGGTTCGCCGCGTGAGCCTGGCTCTCAGCGTGGCGATGACCACCGCTTTCACGCTGGTGGGCGTGGGATGTGGCCGGACTTCGGGCCCCATCCTGGGAGCAGGACGAGTTCCAGCTGCCTGGGGGGCCAAGCAAGCGGAGAAACGCGAGATTCCGCTCACGCCGGGCGTGCCCGAGCTTGGCCAACAGGCCGTTTTGCCGCGTGACCCGGCGCTGGATGGCACCGTCCAGTTCAACCTGCTGTACACCAACGACATCCACTCCCGCATCGACCCTTTTCCGCAAAACTTTTATTACAGTTTTTATGCCGGGAAGGGTGGTTTCGGGCGTCTGACGACCGCCATCCGCGACTTCAAGAGTCGGTTTCCCAACACGCTGGCCGTCGACTCCGGAGACTACCTCCAAGGCACTCCTTATTTCAATTTTTTCAAGGGAGAAGCCGAAATGCGCCTGATGGACGCGGCCGGCTTCGATGCCATCACGATTGGAAACCACGAATTCGACAACGGCGTCACCCAGTTGCAAGCGGTGCTGCCGCACTACAAGGGGGCACTGATCACCACCAACATGACGTTCGATCGGGAACTCGGTATCCGCTATGCCGTCAAGAAAGTCGGCGCGGTGCGCGTGGGGATGTTCGCCCTGATCACGGAGGTGAACGGCCTGGTCTCCGCTCCCAACTTCCAGGGGGCACGCTACTACGACCCGGTCAAGACCGCCGCGGCCGCAGTCGCCAAACTGCGCAAGGAAGCCGATGCGGTGGTTCTGCTCTCGCACATGGGGTCAACCCCGCCGTGGAGCGAATCAGACACGCGAGCACCCGAGACGGAACTGGCTCATGACCACGAAGTGGAACCTGAGCAAATCACCGATGAGGTGCTCGCCAAGCGCGTGCCCGGCATCGATGTGATCATCTCGGGACATACCCACGTGATGATCAAACGCCCCCTGGTGGTTCGCCAGCCCGGGGGAGGCGCCACGCATATCATCTCGTCCGGCATGGGCGGCGGATATCTGGGCCAGGCCACGCTCACCCTCGAACGTGGCCGCGTCACCCGTCTCGTCAACGCCATGTTGCCACTCACCGGCAATGTGCCGGCGGCACCGGACGTGGAGCGAATCATCACGCCTTACCGGGAGGTGGTGAACCGCTCGATCGGGCAGGAAATCGGGGAGGCCACTGGCGTCTTCAAGCGTTATGGGACCAATGATGTCGAGAGCAGCCTCAACAACCTGATTGCCGACGCTTGCCTTGCAGCCGCTCGCAAGCTCAAGGCCGAGACTGCGTTCGCGGTGATGAGCAGCGGCACCCCGCGCAACCCGCTGCCACAAGGCCGCTTGAAAGTCGAGGATTGTTTCTACGCCCTGCCGTTCGACAACCGGATTGTGCTGATGCAGGTCACGGGCAAGCAAGCCATCGACATGCTGACCATCCAGCGCCGCCCCACCGACCACAAGCGCCACGCGATCGCCAACGCGAGCTATACGTTGCTGCGCAACGCCGGCCCCATTGAGGATGCCCGCATCGGAGGTCAGCCCATCGACCCGAATGCCAAGTACTGGGTGGCCGTGAACGACTACATGGCCGATGGAAGCAGCGGCTTCACCATGTTGCCGGGATGCCCGCGGCAAAACACCACCGTGCTGCAACGGGACGCCCTGATCGACCACATTCGTGCCAAGGGCACCGTGACGCCTGAGATCGGTCGTATCACCGTCAAGAACCGCCCCTGA
- the tilS gene encoding tRNA lysidine(34) synthetase TilS: MQRSGDDEGGLAEALRNLLETIGVRPSGGPILVGLSGGSDSMALTLALREAGYSLQAAHLDHGCAPSSARDADWVEDWCQQQNIRLFRARMAFDPGVGFETRAREARLAWLANCARMHGCPWVALGHQREDQAETLIFRLARGTGPEGLRGILPVRPLAEGVQLLHPLLGFSRDRLQHYLSAAGHTWLSDPSNDWRERSRNRIRHEVLPALRQIHPEAVAKVAELAALVREEEAEAAGRTARWLSYCVEPLDSETFLLDRLAWLRLSPLERARALRFLSARAAGRVLGREALRRAEWAFQQGLRADLGGGWSLSACREGLLLARQSGDSLSIPFSPEVEWQPTERWGWRVRRILEPSAASTGLGLRLAATTASGAELAWRSARPDEDQFCPGQGRRLRRLKHWLTRRGIPRYRQAHLLVLAEGSRVLWVVGYAVAWSEGSPAAAADCFEMQATPCFQV; the protein is encoded by the coding sequence GTGCAACGATCTGGTGATGATGAGGGAGGCCTGGCGGAGGCCCTGCGCAATCTCCTTGAAACCATCGGGGTCCGGCCTTCTGGTGGCCCGATTCTGGTGGGATTGAGTGGCGGTTCCGATTCGATGGCGCTGACGTTGGCACTGCGGGAGGCGGGATATTCGCTCCAGGCGGCGCATCTGGATCACGGCTGTGCTCCTTCGTCGGCGCGGGATGCCGACTGGGTTGAGGACTGGTGTCAGCAGCAGAACATCCGTTTGTTTCGCGCACGGATGGCGTTCGACCCGGGGGTCGGCTTCGAGACGCGAGCGCGAGAAGCACGTTTGGCCTGGCTTGCAAATTGCGCCCGGATGCACGGATGTCCGTGGGTGGCGCTCGGCCACCAGCGTGAGGACCAGGCCGAAACCCTGATCTTCCGCCTGGCGCGGGGCACGGGCCCGGAGGGGCTGCGGGGCATCCTCCCCGTGCGGCCGCTCGCGGAGGGCGTTCAGCTCTTGCATCCGCTGCTCGGATTTTCTCGCGATCGCCTGCAGCATTATTTATCCGCGGCCGGTCACACCTGGTTGTCCGACCCCAGCAATGACTGGCGCGAACGCAGCCGGAATCGGATCCGCCATGAGGTGTTACCGGCGTTGAGGCAGATTCATCCCGAGGCCGTTGCGAAGGTGGCCGAACTGGCCGCCTTGGTGCGGGAGGAGGAGGCAGAGGCCGCTGGACGGACGGCGCGCTGGCTCTCGTACTGTGTCGAGCCACTTGATTCGGAGACCTTTCTGCTGGATCGACTGGCTTGGCTGAGGCTATCGCCCCTCGAGCGTGCCCGAGCCTTGCGGTTCCTCTCCGCCCGCGCCGCGGGGCGCGTGTTGGGTCGCGAGGCGCTGCGGCGCGCGGAATGGGCTTTTCAGCAGGGGCTCCGAGCAGACCTCGGTGGTGGCTGGTCGCTGTCGGCGTGTCGAGAGGGCTTGCTCCTGGCCAGGCAGTCAGGTGATTCCCTCTCGATACCTTTCTCCCCGGAGGTTGAATGGCAGCCGACGGAGCGATGGGGCTGGCGGGTGCGTCGCATCCTAGAGCCGTCCGCGGCGTCCACAGGGCTTGGCCTGCGCTTGGCAGCGACCACCGCCAGCGGGGCTGAATTGGCGTGGCGGAGTGCTCGCCCGGATGAAGACCAGTTCTGTCCGGGTCAGGGGCGGCGCCTGCGTCGTCTGAAGCACTGGTTGACCCGACGGGGGATTCCGCGCTACCGGCAGGCACACTTGCTGGTGCTGGCCGAAGGGAGTCGGGTGCTGTGGGTGGTCGGGTATGCCGTTGCCTGGTCGGAAGGCTCCCCGGCAGCGGCTGCGGATTGCTTTGAAATGCAGGCGACACCCTGTTTTCAGGTTTGA